The DNA region AGAGTCTGACATTCACCAGATTGACATACAAGCTTCCGATAAAGGACAGCCCCCCATGAGCGTCGACTGTAGCGTTATAATTAAAATTGAGGACGTGAACGACAACACGCCCGAGATAGACGTCACCTCCTTGTCTAACGTTATTTCCGAAGATTCAAAGCCGGGAACCCTGATCTCTCTTGTAAGTGTCAGTGATAGGGATTCTGGCGTGAATGGGCAAGTCGCGTGCAGCGTGTCTGAAGAGCTACCGTTTGAGCTGAAATCGTCCGTTCAGGATAACTTGTACTCCTTGGTAACTAAGGTGCGTTTGGACAGGGAATCGGTTTCCCAGTATAGTATAACAATAATCGCTAAAGATTGCGGAGACCCTTCTTTGTCATCCTTTAAAACCATAAGTGTTCAGATATCAGATGTGAATGATAACGCCCCAGTATTTTCAGAAAATCCCTATATGCTCTATTTGGTCGAGAATAACTCCCCGGGTGCTTCCATATTCTCTGTTAGCGCCTCTGATCgcgatttaaatgaaaatgctgaggtttcatattatattttaaaaggcgACGTGACGGGAAGCGATCTGTCATCTTTCATCAATATCAATCCCGAGAATGGAAACATTTATGCCTTAAAGAGCTTTGACTTTGAAGCACAAAAAAACTTTCTATTCCAAGTTACAGCCAAAGACGCTGGAGTGCCATCGCTGAGCACCAACGTCACAGTGAACGTTTTCATTCTGGATCAGAACGACAATGCTCCCGTGATCTTGTCTCCTTTAAGTTCAAACGGATCAGCTGAAGCTGTCGTGGAAATTGCTCGAAACGTTAATGCAGGGTATCTCGTAACCAAAGTGCGAGCCTACGATGCCGATATAGGATACAACGCCTGGTTATCCTTTTCAGTGCTGCAAATTACGGACCCCAGCCTTTTTAGCCTGGAACGCTACACAGGAGAAATTAGGACACTTCGCCCATTCACGGAAAGTGACGACAGTGAACAGAAAGTGATTGTACAGGCGAGAGACAATGGGGACGTTTCTCTCTCAGCGACAGCAACAATACGTATCGTTATAGTTGAAAAGACAGAATCGTTTGCCGTCTCCGACTTTAAACATCCGGCTAAACACCAAGAGGACAATAATGTGACTTTTTACTTGATTGTGACTCTGGGATCAGTttcgtttttgtttttgatgagTATCGTCACCCTGGTTTCCATGCAGTGCTGTATGCGCAAAAGCCAtgcaagtgaaaaaaatgacGCAGATGCCAGTGGGAACGGAACCCTTTGTCACAGTATCCATTACAGAGCCGGGGAGAAAAGATACATGTTAGTTGACCCCAGAATGAGTATAGGCTCTACAATTGGTCTTGGAAGCAACGGGAACACTCTAGTTGTCTCAGAGAAGCGAAGGCAATCTTCCGGAGAGGTGAGGGTATGTCGCCGTTTGATCAAATAAATCAACAAAATAATGATATTTTGATTATAAGATTTTTTCTTATACTTTAATGTGTATATTTATGAAACACTGGTTAGTTTCTCATAGCTGGATGTCATTGGTTGAGCTGTTTGAAGGGAAGACAACTTCAGACAGCTAACATAGCAAATATGCTGAATAGTTTTATTTTCGGCGCTGTCCCATTGCAAAAACAAAGTTGCGTCATGCTTTGCTTGTGCCTTTGGACATCATAAAGATTGTATTTCAAATTTAGACAGTCTCTATCTGTTGCGGCAGCCTAGAATTTACcatcaaaacatacagtattttatttacagtaatacataaaatgggaaaaaaaacaagttttcttgcattaatcacaaaatgtaaatgattaAACCCTGAAGTGAAGAGTGAAGTGCAGGAAGCTCACTGTTAAAATCTGTGGACATTCCATTACAATGCTGAATCCAAGGGGTTCTAACAGAACAATGTATCTATGTTTAAGATACATTCATGAATCACTGACATGCAATAATactaaaataatacaacaatgcGTCCTTTGCTACTAATGAATCTGGCGACTGGAAAAGTTCGAGGACACATTTAAAAACCAGTTTAAGATAAGTGTCTTCTAGTACCTCTAATGCACAGCAGGTTGATTTGTTTTGCAGTAAACCTGTAAAACGTTTGTGGTCGGTGATTGATTATTTAGGCTGTCTGATTGCTATGCACGGATTAATTCATTTGGAGAAGGTACATCTTGGTCCAGCAGACAGGGGTGCCCTTGGAGATTATCTCAGAAGGATGTGTCCCATTGTGGACCTTTGTAGTGTTTGTTATTGTCACGGAAGCCGGGTTGGTCTCCGGTGGAGGATGGTGTTTAGACCCTGTGTGAGGCAGCAAATCCGGCAAAAGGACCATAGACAGGGTTCAGGGGAGACACACAAGGTTTATTGGTGCTCACAGTGAAGTAGGGAAGGTGGTGCAGATGTGCGGGGA from Lepisosteus oculatus isolate fLepOcu1 chromosome 11, fLepOcu1.hap2, whole genome shotgun sequence includes:
- the LOC102683315 gene encoding protocadherin alpha-7-like isoform X19 codes for the protein MKNRGQRQRWEYSSCVILPFAVALCFMERASAQIRYSVPEELKHGAVVGNIAKDLGLDTSTLTDRRFRVVSGSKEPLFQVNENNGVLYVNKNIDREELCENNIACLINLKTVVENPLEIHYVGVEIVDINDHSPSFPEGEKRLEIAESTVPGARFQLQAARDPDLGVNSVRFYKLTQNEHFELEIRDRGEDNKIPFLILNKPLDREHKAVHKLLLTASDGGNPPRSGTLNITVTVLDNNDNRPLFEEEVYSVTLRENIPIGTVVIRVKATDVDDGANGDVVYAFGTNLKSKVYELFDLDVNTGEIKVKGQIDFEESDIHQIDIQASDKGQPPMSVDCSVIIKIEDVNDNTPEIDVTSLSNVISEDSKPGTLISLVSVSDRDSGVNGQVACSVSEELPFELKSSVQDNLYSLVTKVRLDRESVSQYSITIIAKDCGDPSLSSFKTISVQISDVNDNAPVFSENPYMLYLVENNSPGASIFSVSASDRDLNENAEVSYYILKGDVTGSDLSSFININPENGNIYALKSFDFEAQKNFLFQVTAKDAGVPSLSTNVTVNVFILDQNDNAPVILSPLSSNGSAEAVVEIARNVNAGYLVTKVRAYDADIGYNAWLSFSVLQITDPSLFSLERYTGEIRTLRPFTESDDSEQKVIVQARDNGDVSLSATATIRIVIVEKTESFAVSDFKHPAKHQEDNNVTFYLIVTLGSVSFLFLMSIVTLVSMQCCMRKSHASEKNDADASGNGTLCHSIHYRAGEKRYMLVDPRMSIGSTIGLGSNGNTLVVSEKRRQSSGESKPPNADWRYSASLRAGMQSSVHMEESAILQGAPGVLVQNWPTVSSATGGEPEGGEVSPPVGAGINSNSWSFRYGPGPGHPQALKPGEVPEAFIIPGSPAIISIRQDQPTGDDKSDFITFGKKEETKKKKKKKKGKADKKEKGNNDNSEQ